One genomic region from Listeria monocytogenes encodes:
- a CDS encoding iron chaperone, with product MEVFAEYLAEIENPDHRARTQEVLTWVAETFPDLKPEIKWNTPMFTNNGTFIIGFSIAKQHMSVSPEVAGIERFEADIKEAGYSHTKGIFRITWAKSVDYDLLAKIIKFNIQDKANYTSFWRV from the coding sequence ATGGAAGTTTTTGCAGAATATTTAGCTGAAATTGAAAATCCGGATCACCGCGCGAGAACACAAGAAGTTTTAACATGGGTGGCGGAAACTTTTCCAGACTTAAAGCCAGAAATTAAATGGAATACACCAATGTTTACAAATAATGGCACATTCATAATCGGCTTCTCTATTGCAAAACAGCATATGAGCGTTTCCCCAGAAGTGGCTGGAATCGAACGTTTCGAAGCAGACATTAAAGAAGCGGGCTATAGTCATACGAAAGGAATTTTCCGAATTACGTGGGCTAAATCAGTTGACTATGACCTATTAGCAAAAATTATCAAGTTTAATATTCAAGATAAAGCAAATTATACTAGTTTTTGGCGTGTTTAA
- a CDS encoding low temperature requirement protein A: MTERKVTWLELFFDLIFVTAVASTTHLLLSVDNHPDKTAAYFGEYLLMVTPMFWAWVGQTMFFNRFGEKIKWPELYMLSQMFFLILMTASFDLTFSNTYYTFLIGYLGIRFITVIQYFVISKQLTGNAQKVALLLGSVFLLGVLTTATSVFFEGFARYLVMYLGIAVDIILPLFFDKTLRKVPVDFPHLAERFGLFVIITFGESIVAITTILVGHTLDLYTICYTLLGFLIICTLWASYFYSFEKIVDHHKVTHGQFLIYGHFFIIVSVMLLAVNLHLLFEGHLQRDVLLLLLFSSVAVFFISKQFVFAAHKKAEVTFSFWKDALLLLLLVGLFFVNLYINLPLFVSFVSIWVCALVDLGLQFRVSRPARV, encoded by the coding sequence GTGACAGAAAGAAAAGTTACTTGGTTAGAACTATTTTTTGATTTAATATTCGTAACTGCTGTTGCTTCGACGACACATCTGTTACTTAGCGTTGATAACCATCCGGATAAAACAGCTGCTTATTTTGGTGAGTATTTATTGATGGTCACGCCGATGTTTTGGGCGTGGGTTGGGCAGACGATGTTTTTCAATCGCTTCGGTGAGAAAATAAAATGGCCTGAGCTTTATATGTTATCACAGATGTTTTTCTTAATTTTGATGACAGCAAGTTTTGATTTAACGTTTTCAAATACGTACTACACTTTTTTAATTGGATATTTGGGGATTCGATTCATTACGGTTATTCAGTATTTTGTTATTAGTAAGCAATTGACGGGAAATGCGCAGAAAGTGGCGTTACTTCTTGGGAGTGTTTTTTTGCTTGGTGTTTTGACAACTGCGACTTCGGTGTTTTTTGAAGGGTTTGCGCGTTATTTAGTTATGTATCTTGGGATTGCTGTTGATATTATTTTACCGTTATTTTTTGATAAAACATTACGCAAAGTGCCGGTTGATTTCCCGCATCTTGCGGAACGTTTTGGATTGTTTGTTATTATTACATTTGGCGAAAGCATCGTTGCGATTACTACTATTTTAGTTGGTCATACCCTTGATTTGTACACAATTTGTTATACGTTGCTCGGCTTTCTAATTATTTGTACGCTCTGGGCATCGTATTTTTATAGCTTTGAGAAAATTGTTGATCATCATAAAGTGACGCACGGGCAGTTTTTGATTTACGGGCATTTCTTTATTATTGTTTCGGTAATGCTGCTTGCTGTGAATTTGCATTTGCTATTTGAGGGGCATTTACAGCGAGATGTGTTGCTGTTGCTGTTGTTTAGTTCTGTAGCTGTGTTTTTCATCTCGAAGCAATTTGTTTTTGCCGCGCATAAAAAGGCCGAGGTGACGTTTTCTTTTTGGAAAGATGCGTTGTTATTGTTACTTCTGGTGGGGCTGTTTTTTGTTAATTTGTATATTAATTTGCCGTTATTTGTCAGTTTTGTGAGTATTTGGGTTTGTGCGCTGGTGGATCTCGGTTTGCAGTTTAGAGTGTCTCGACCAGCCCGAGTTTAA
- a CDS encoding uracil-DNA glycosylase has product MVKTWEEFLKQEAKQPYFIELMEAVKDARAKGNVYPSEEDMFSCFRLCPYNQVKVVILGQDPYHGPGQAHGLSFSVQKDVRIPPSLRNIYKELKTDLDIEPADHGYLAKWAEQGVLLMNTSWSVEEGKAGSHKKLGWATFTDHVLEELNNYDKPLVFILWGNHAIKAASGITNPQHLIIKGVHPSPLAASRGFFGSKPFSKTNAFLEEHERKPIDWDLNEQ; this is encoded by the coding sequence ATGGTAAAAACATGGGAAGAATTTTTAAAACAAGAAGCAAAACAGCCTTATTTTATAGAATTAATGGAAGCAGTCAAGGATGCGAGAGCAAAGGGTAATGTGTATCCGTCAGAGGAAGATATGTTTTCGTGTTTCCGCTTATGTCCGTATAATCAAGTGAAAGTCGTTATTTTAGGGCAAGATCCGTATCACGGTCCTGGGCAAGCGCATGGCTTAAGCTTCTCCGTACAAAAAGACGTACGAATTCCACCTAGTCTTCGAAATATTTATAAAGAATTAAAGACAGACTTAGATATCGAACCAGCAGACCACGGCTATCTTGCTAAATGGGCAGAGCAAGGCGTACTACTTATGAACACGAGTTGGAGCGTTGAGGAAGGGAAAGCTGGCAGCCACAAAAAACTAGGCTGGGCAACGTTCACAGATCACGTTTTAGAAGAACTGAATAATTACGACAAACCACTCGTATTTATTTTATGGGGAAATCATGCTATAAAAGCCGCAAGTGGCATTACAAACCCGCAACATCTAATTATTAAAGGAGTACACCCATCACCGCTTGCCGCGAGTCGAGGCTTTTTTGGAAGCAAACCATTTTCGAAAACGAATGCGTTTCTTGAAGAACATGAAAGAAAACCAATTGATTGGGACTTGAACGAACAGTAA
- a CDS encoding NfeD family protein, whose protein sequence is MKHNFTEDDFVYGESWGLVHRGVLEDKEVERMKALRDKVVGKKGVAQTTLKPIGSVRIDGEVYEARLKTGYLEVGKPIIAVGIDFGYVLVNEDIQEGEK, encoded by the coding sequence TTGAAGCATAATTTTACAGAAGATGACTTTGTTTATGGAGAATCATGGGGACTCGTGCATCGGGGGGTTTTAGAGGACAAAGAAGTAGAAAGAATGAAAGCGCTACGAGACAAAGTAGTAGGTAAAAAAGGTGTAGCACAAACGACACTTAAGCCAATTGGCAGTGTCAGAATAGACGGAGAGGTCTATGAAGCTCGCTTAAAAACAGGTTATTTGGAAGTTGGAAAACCAATAATTGCAGTAGGTATCGATTTTGGATACGTACTAGTCAATGAAGATATACAGGAGGGAGAAAAATGA
- the floA gene encoding flotillin-like protein FloA (flotillin-like protein involved in membrane lipid rafts): protein MTMIGPIIIAVLIIIFLIVFFTLVPVGLWISALSARVPVGLGTLIGMRLRRVVPSRVVKPLIKAVKAGLDLEVNQLESHYLAGGDVDNTVDALIAAHRANIELDFSRAAAIDLAGRDVLEAVQTSVTPKVIRTPEFTGVAQNGVEVKVITQITVQSNIERIVGGAGEDTVIARVGEAVVSTVGETREHTDVLENPNSISKKVQEQGLGDGTAYTILSIDIAEMRIGDNIKAKLDIEKANADMEVAQAAASKRKAEAIALEQENRAAVVAAEAEVPRALSRALEEGNLGVMDYYKMENVQSDTAMRESIAHEDEK, encoded by the coding sequence ATGACAATGATTGGACCAATTATTATCGCAGTATTGATTATCATCTTTTTAATCGTATTTTTCACTTTAGTACCAGTGGGGTTATGGATTAGTGCATTATCCGCACGTGTACCAGTTGGACTAGGAACTTTAATCGGAATGAGATTACGCCGGGTTGTACCTTCTCGCGTTGTAAAACCGTTAATTAAAGCAGTAAAAGCAGGACTTGATTTAGAAGTAAACCAACTTGAAAGTCACTATTTAGCAGGTGGGGACGTGGATAACACAGTAGATGCGTTAATCGCAGCACACCGAGCAAATATTGAATTAGATTTCAGCCGTGCAGCAGCCATTGACCTTGCTGGACGTGACGTACTTGAAGCAGTACAAACTTCCGTAACACCAAAAGTTATTCGTACACCTGAATTTACTGGTGTAGCGCAAAACGGGGTAGAAGTAAAAGTTATTACACAAATTACCGTACAATCCAATATTGAACGTATCGTCGGTGGTGCTGGTGAAGATACAGTTATCGCTCGTGTCGGTGAAGCCGTAGTTTCTACAGTCGGTGAAACGAGAGAACATACAGATGTACTCGAAAATCCAAACAGCATTTCGAAAAAAGTCCAAGAACAAGGACTTGGAGACGGAACAGCTTATACTATTTTATCCATTGATATCGCCGAAATGCGTATCGGTGACAACATTAAAGCAAAACTAGACATCGAAAAAGCCAACGCGGACATGGAAGTTGCTCAAGCAGCTGCATCGAAACGTAAAGCAGAAGCGATTGCACTAGAACAAGAAAACAGAGCAGCGGTTGTAGCCGCTGAAGCAGAAGTACCACGTGCGCTATCTCGCGCTTTAGAAGAAGGTAACCTAGGCGTAATGGATTACTACAAAATGGAAAATGTACAATCAGATACAGCTATGCGCGAATCGATTGCACACGAAGACGAAAAATAA
- a CDS encoding NlpC/P60 family protein, with the protein MNIIATRRKIFFAFIALMISFSVLFLPTTNASAATTYKMTTTADVNVRAADNTKGKVIGFYKKGTTVTFTAKTKNNWYKTTYKGKVGYVSGKCVTTYKAPVATTQSFTALNNEARKHIGKRYKIGATGPSCFDCSGYTQYVYSKGVKKSIPRTAKQQYASAKKIKAKELKKGDLIFFNYGKGVAHVGIYVGNGKMLNAQNNGVKYDTITSGYWKKYIAGYGRVANLK; encoded by the coding sequence TTGAATATAATAGCAACGAGAAGAAAGATTTTTTTTGCGTTTATAGCTTTAATGATTTCTTTTTCAGTACTATTTTTGCCAACAACCAACGCATCAGCAGCTACTACATATAAAATGACGACAACGGCTGATGTAAATGTTCGCGCAGCAGACAACACCAAAGGTAAAGTCATCGGTTTTTACAAAAAGGGTACAACGGTTACTTTCACTGCTAAAACAAAAAATAATTGGTATAAAACAACATATAAAGGGAAAGTTGGTTATGTTTCAGGTAAATGTGTGACTACATATAAAGCACCTGTTGCAACAACTCAAAGTTTTACCGCATTAAATAACGAAGCAAGAAAACACATTGGCAAACGCTACAAAATTGGCGCTACTGGCCCAAGCTGTTTTGATTGTTCAGGTTACACACAATATGTATACTCTAAAGGAGTTAAAAAATCAATTCCTCGTACAGCGAAGCAACAGTATGCCTCTGCTAAGAAAATTAAAGCTAAAGAACTAAAAAAAGGTGATTTGATTTTCTTTAATTATGGTAAGGGTGTTGCACATGTTGGGATTTATGTTGGAAACGGCAAAATGCTTAATGCGCAAAATAACGGCGTAAAATATGACACAATCACATCTGGCTATTGGAAAAAATATATTGCTGGATATGGCCGAGTAGCAAATTTAAAATAA
- a CDS encoding GNAT family N-acetyltransferase gives MQYKIKEMPLEELEPKVVEGLLEHKERLGYNIPKKDTEYIDFAALSEVGEMVGGVTAKISYGELHVSLLSVDPSTQGSGVGTELMAQIERYGRANSCHHISLTTFSYQAPEFYRKCGFTELGRVKDFPIKGEEKYFFIKYL, from the coding sequence ATGCAATATAAAATAAAAGAAATGCCTCTGGAAGAACTAGAACCTAAAGTAGTAGAGGGGCTTTTGGAACATAAAGAAAGATTAGGTTATAACATTCCAAAAAAAGACACAGAGTATATTGACTTTGCGGCTTTAAGTGAGGTAGGGGAAATGGTTGGAGGAGTTACAGCGAAAATCAGCTATGGAGAATTACATGTGTCTCTTCTTTCTGTTGATCCAAGCACACAAGGATCGGGCGTGGGGACAGAATTGATGGCCCAAATAGAAAGATATGGTAGAGCGAATAGCTGCCACCATATCTCCTTAACAACATTTAGTTACCAAGCCCCAGAATTTTATAGAAAATGTGGTTTTACTGAGCTTGGACGTGTGAAAGATTTTCCTATAAAAGGAGAAGAAAAGTATTTCTTTATTAAATATTTATAG
- the proC gene encoding pyrroline-5-carboxylate reductase: MNRIGFIGAGNMGTAMIRGLAQANLVKREEIIVGGRNLEKLKPLEAEFTGLQITTDTEKLVEQADIIILAVKPYTIPEILTSVKEKLTPDKIIISVAAGVTIQDLEELTSAKTKIVRVMPNTPALVGEAMSSVSPNTNVTSEELKEVTAIFTSFGEAEVVSENLMDAVIGVSGSSPAYVYMFIEALADGAVLSGMPRDKAYKFAAQAVLGAAKTVLETGEHPGKLKDMVTSPGGTTIEAVKSLENDGFRSAVINAVQAAAKKNSSM; this comes from the coding sequence ATGAATAGAATCGGCTTTATTGGCGCAGGAAATATGGGAACTGCAATGATTCGAGGTTTAGCACAAGCGAATTTAGTGAAAAGAGAAGAAATCATTGTTGGTGGTCGGAATCTCGAAAAATTAAAACCACTTGAAGCGGAATTTACTGGCTTACAAATAACAACCGATACCGAGAAACTCGTAGAACAAGCAGATATTATTATTTTAGCGGTGAAACCTTATACTATACCAGAAATTTTAACGTCGGTAAAAGAGAAGCTTACACCTGATAAAATCATTATTTCTGTAGCGGCTGGCGTAACTATCCAAGATTTAGAAGAACTCACTTCAGCAAAAACAAAAATTGTTCGAGTGATGCCAAATACACCAGCGCTTGTCGGCGAAGCAATGTCATCCGTTTCACCAAATACGAATGTAACATCCGAAGAACTTAAAGAAGTGACAGCTATTTTTACTAGCTTTGGAGAAGCAGAAGTCGTTTCCGAAAATTTGATGGATGCGGTTATTGGCGTCAGCGGCTCTTCACCAGCCTATGTTTATATGTTCATAGAAGCTTTAGCAGACGGCGCAGTGCTAAGTGGCATGCCTCGCGATAAAGCATATAAATTCGCCGCACAAGCTGTGCTAGGTGCCGCAAAAACGGTTCTGGAAACTGGCGAACATCCAGGTAAACTTAAAGATATGGTTACTTCTCCCGGCGGAACTACAATTGAAGCAGTGAAATCACTAGAAAATGATGGTTTCCGTTCCGCTGTTATCAATGCAGTTCAAGCTGCTGCAAAGAAAAATAGTTCGATGTAA
- a CDS encoding SRPBCC family protein: MNEAIERRDDDMTIVSFEVEISAPIQEVFALLTTNTGLAKWFNELEVGELGADGYLLFVMTPEEKITMPIRAFEPNQKLAFEWDQDEVAFELNKITANKTRLTFTEQLTTITEHSPRDISGWHICLKKLQASAEGKIYDFNKTEFKTLFAKYQKELNIEK; encoded by the coding sequence ATGAACGAGGCAATCGAACGACGAGATGATGATATGACTATAGTTAGTTTCGAAGTAGAAATTAGTGCACCAATTCAGGAAGTTTTTGCTTTATTAACGACAAACACCGGACTGGCGAAATGGTTTAATGAACTGGAAGTAGGCGAACTCGGAGCAGATGGCTATCTTCTTTTCGTCATGACACCCGAAGAAAAAATAACCATGCCAATTCGTGCATTCGAACCTAACCAAAAACTTGCTTTCGAATGGGACCAAGATGAAGTTGCCTTTGAACTAAATAAAATCACCGCAAATAAAACAAGGTTGACTTTCACAGAACAACTTACGACTATTACCGAACACAGTCCAAGAGATATTTCCGGTTGGCATATTTGCTTGAAGAAATTACAAGCGAGCGCAGAAGGGAAGATATACGATTTCAACAAAACGGAGTTCAAAACGCTCTTCGCCAAGTATCAAAAAGAACTAAATATTGAGAAATAA
- a CDS encoding PTS sugar transporter subunit IIA has translation MIVSEEQLFLNQHLSTKEEVLAFIADKAAEIGITTNSAQVERDLWAREKEYATAVQQLIAIPHAKTEAILEAKLLFIRLVEPIDWESKEGFKAQAIFAILVPASEASQQHLKILSSVAVNLLEEAFQEQILTIKTEHELMDYLKDNLEGELI, from the coding sequence ATGATAGTATCAGAAGAACAATTATTTTTAAATCAGCATCTAAGCACAAAAGAAGAAGTGCTAGCTTTTATTGCAGACAAGGCGGCTGAAATCGGTATCACGACGAATTCGGCACAAGTGGAGCGTGACTTATGGGCACGCGAAAAAGAATACGCAACAGCAGTACAACAATTAATCGCCATTCCACATGCGAAAACGGAGGCAATATTGGAAGCGAAACTGCTTTTCATTCGTCTCGTTGAACCGATTGATTGGGAGTCAAAAGAAGGCTTTAAGGCACAAGCCATTTTTGCAATATTAGTTCCAGCAAGTGAAGCCAGCCAGCAGCATCTGAAAATTTTATCCAGTGTGGCTGTGAATTTACTAGAAGAAGCTTTTCAAGAACAAATTTTAACGATTAAAACGGAACACGAACTGATGGATTACTTGAAAGATAATTTGGAAGGAGAATTGATATGA
- a CDS encoding PTS fructose transporter subunit IIB, whose translation MKVVGVTSCIAGLAHTPMAAKALEKAGVKLGHDVKIEQQGAMGTIDEITPAEVSAADVVIIAADKVIDGEDRFKGKPVVRVKIGQCVANGEAVLSKVVAAIEARKQKEAN comes from the coding sequence ATGAAAGTTGTAGGAGTTACGTCATGTATCGCAGGACTTGCGCACACACCAATGGCAGCAAAGGCATTAGAAAAAGCGGGAGTAAAATTAGGCCACGATGTCAAAATTGAACAACAAGGAGCAATGGGAACAATCGATGAAATCACGCCGGCTGAAGTAAGCGCGGCAGATGTAGTTATTATCGCGGCGGATAAAGTGATTGACGGGGAAGATCGTTTCAAAGGAAAACCAGTCGTTCGTGTGAAAATTGGTCAATGTGTTGCGAACGGGGAAGCGGTGTTAAGTAAAGTTGTTGCAGCAATTGAAGCACGCAAACAAAAGGAGGCTAATTAA
- a CDS encoding PTS fructose transporter subunit IIC — protein MKGKLNEAKDHLMSGISYALPVIIAGSLVVAVAKLIGIIGGVTNLDAYADASGFYHYVYLFQNVGWAAIGLLNLVLAGYIAYSIAGKPALAAGFVGGVLATSTNAGFLGAVVAGFFAGWLTNWVKKHVRITGPAASSLPLIILPLITVGATGILMSLILGGPLGWLNQTLLDWVTEMCKNDTNVIILALILGAMIGFDLGGPVNKAAWMAGNALFMSGIYLPSIMINVAICIPPLGYGIATLLRKKNYSTTFKEAGNGALIMGLIGVTEGAIPFTLRSPGKLIPLNVIACAIGSAVTMGLGAYVKMPPIGGMYGFFTIGNGWAYLVGGLVGAFIIGICANLFVNFTEEETAAADDAVDDIDISFDEIEIK, from the coding sequence ATGAAAGGGAAATTAAACGAAGCAAAAGACCATTTAATGTCGGGAATATCGTATGCACTACCGGTCATTATTGCAGGGTCACTTGTTGTAGCGGTTGCAAAATTAATTGGGATTATCGGCGGGGTTACAAATCTAGATGCTTACGCTGATGCAAGCGGATTTTATCATTACGTTTACTTATTTCAAAATGTAGGTTGGGCGGCAATTGGCTTACTTAACTTAGTACTCGCTGGATATATTGCTTATTCGATTGCTGGAAAACCGGCGCTTGCTGCTGGTTTTGTCGGTGGGGTCTTGGCTACAAGTACAAATGCTGGTTTCTTAGGTGCTGTGGTCGCTGGTTTCTTCGCCGGTTGGTTAACAAACTGGGTGAAAAAACATGTTCGTATCACTGGACCAGCTGCTAGTTCTTTACCGCTAATTATTTTGCCACTTATCACGGTTGGTGCCACGGGGATACTGATGTCACTTATTCTCGGCGGACCGCTTGGCTGGTTAAACCAAACGTTACTTGATTGGGTAACAGAAATGTGTAAAAACGATACAAATGTTATTATTCTAGCACTTATTTTAGGAGCAATGATTGGATTTGACCTTGGTGGACCTGTAAATAAAGCTGCTTGGATGGCTGGGAATGCGCTATTTATGAGTGGGATTTATCTACCTTCGATCATGATTAACGTCGCAATTTGTATTCCGCCACTAGGTTACGGAATCGCAACACTTTTACGCAAAAAGAATTATTCTACTACATTCAAAGAAGCTGGAAATGGCGCGCTAATCATGGGACTAATTGGGGTCACGGAAGGTGCGATTCCATTTACACTGCGTAGCCCTGGTAAATTAATTCCGCTAAATGTAATTGCCTGCGCGATTGGTAGTGCTGTAACAATGGGACTTGGCGCTTATGTGAAAATGCCGCCGATTGGTGGAATGTACGGTTTCTTCACTATTGGTAACGGCTGGGCTTACTTGGTTGGTGGTCTAGTTGGCGCATTTATTATCGGAATTTGTGCGAACTTATTCGTCAATTTCACAGAAGAAGAAACAGCTGCTGCAGATGATGCTGTGGATGATATCGATATTAGTTTTGATGAAATAGAGATTAAATAA
- the mngB gene encoding mannosylglycerate hydrolase, producing the protein MAKTKVHVIPHSHWDREWYFTSSRSTIYLVKHLKEVIETLEAKDDYHFYLMDAQSSLIEDYLRYCPEDKTRLEKLITEKRLITGPWYTQTDQLVISQESIVRNLLYGTRIAREMGHSMAVGYVPDAFGQGGNMPQIYKEFGISKFLFWRGVADNRLKQTEFIWRGDDGTEMLAEQIPFGYYYGANIPENEAELKTYLDDQIGALEEKASTRNVYFPNGLDQAPVRKNLPELVAKFNEIDSTREYQIASPETFFADLEKDVTDLPVIAGELTEGKHSRLHKSIFSTRADLKQANNEIENFLSNVLEPVLSISYSLGNRYPHNELAEIWKLMFENAAHDSIGGCNSDTTNRDVKHRYKLASDLATNLLDLNMRLISEKIEQKQPFQFTVFNPLPYEKSGVIKMTAYIPEDNFTVEDTQGNTLEYTILEKTDLTEYVLNQHIDLNPSRPVYLPEKVFLATMLVNVNNLPALGYDTIYFNLEKETAEQEPTQSAATKIENEFYEIQLAANNSLTIHDKKAGRTYTDQMIFVENGDDGDSYNYSPPRKDLVISSKEAVVESVESSISSVNQALTISFKLNVPYNLEERANGEKNNEMIIKTVISLRKNEELIRFDVQIANQVLSHRLCVTFATEIASKFSTADQLFAPIKRPVRLPEMDVWEAEEWQEAPISIEAMQSFVSLHDESHGIAVMTEGVREYEIIGENYDTISLTLFRTFSHMGKTDLLYRPGRASGESIVATPDAQLLGEINATFALTLFESSFDEAEIAKKAKEYLSNPPVYQMSDFLNGRLIYVYRDEEKTLDATYSLELPTIDGAIISAVKKAEDSDAFITRFFNPYLQKEITIPEIFQGKERHLDESKSNEKQTILKHAKVQSYLFEK; encoded by the coding sequence ATGGCTAAAACGAAAGTACACGTAATTCCGCATTCGCACTGGGATAGAGAATGGTATTTCACTTCAAGCCGTTCAACAATCTATTTAGTGAAGCATTTAAAAGAAGTAATTGAAACATTGGAAGCGAAAGACGATTACCATTTTTACTTAATGGATGCCCAAAGCTCTTTAATAGAAGATTATTTACGCTACTGCCCGGAAGATAAAACTAGATTAGAAAAACTGATTACTGAAAAACGCCTTATTACCGGACCTTGGTATACACAAACGGACCAATTAGTGATTTCACAAGAATCAATTGTTAGAAACTTGTTATATGGTACGAGAATTGCACGCGAAATGGGACATAGCATGGCTGTCGGTTATGTCCCGGATGCGTTCGGACAAGGCGGGAACATGCCACAAATTTATAAAGAATTTGGAATTTCAAAGTTTCTGTTTTGGCGCGGAGTTGCCGATAATCGTTTAAAACAAACCGAATTTATCTGGCGCGGTGATGATGGGACGGAAATGCTAGCAGAACAAATTCCGTTTGGCTATTACTACGGCGCGAACATTCCGGAAAACGAAGCCGAACTTAAAACCTATTTGGATGATCAAATTGGTGCTCTGGAAGAGAAGGCCTCAACGCGAAATGTCTATTTCCCAAATGGCTTAGACCAAGCGCCAGTTAGGAAAAATTTGCCAGAATTAGTTGCGAAATTCAATGAAATAGATAGCACGCGGGAATACCAAATCGCATCACCAGAAACATTTTTCGCGGATTTAGAAAAAGATGTGACCGATTTGCCAGTCATTGCTGGTGAACTAACAGAAGGAAAACATAGTCGGCTGCACAAATCGATTTTCTCTACTCGAGCTGATTTAAAACAAGCAAACAATGAAATCGAAAACTTTTTAAGTAATGTATTAGAGCCGGTTCTTTCCATCAGCTACTCACTTGGAAATCGCTATCCGCATAATGAACTCGCAGAAATTTGGAAGCTGATGTTTGAAAATGCTGCACATGATAGCATTGGCGGCTGTAATAGTGATACGACTAACCGCGACGTCAAACATCGTTACAAATTGGCTTCGGATTTAGCGACCAATTTACTCGATTTAAACATGCGCCTAATCAGCGAAAAAATCGAACAAAAACAACCGTTCCAATTTACCGTTTTCAACCCACTTCCATACGAAAAAAGTGGCGTTATCAAAATGACTGCGTACATTCCAGAAGACAATTTCACAGTAGAAGATACGCAAGGAAACACGCTTGAATACACAATTCTAGAAAAAACAGACCTAACCGAATACGTCTTGAATCAACATATCGATCTAAACCCAAGCAGACCCGTTTATTTACCAGAAAAAGTCTTTTTAGCAACGATGCTAGTAAACGTAAATAACCTGCCAGCGCTAGGATATGACACCATCTACTTTAATTTAGAAAAAGAAACAGCAGAGCAAGAACCGACACAATCCGCCGCGACAAAAATCGAAAACGAATTTTATGAAATCCAGTTAGCAGCCAATAATTCACTAACGATTCATGATAAAAAAGCGGGCAGAACCTACACCGATCAAATGATTTTTGTGGAAAATGGCGATGATGGCGATTCGTACAACTATTCTCCGCCACGGAAAGACCTTGTAATTTCATCGAAAGAAGCGGTAGTGGAAAGCGTAGAGTCTAGCATATCAAGCGTCAACCAAGCATTAACTATTTCCTTCAAGTTAAATGTACCGTATAATTTAGAAGAACGTGCAAATGGTGAAAAAAATAACGAAATGATTATCAAAACTGTAATTTCTTTACGTAAAAACGAAGAACTCATTCGTTTCGATGTACAAATTGCTAACCAAGTATTGAGTCATCGTTTATGCGTGACTTTTGCAACCGAAATTGCTAGTAAATTCTCGACAGCTGACCAATTATTCGCGCCAATCAAGCGTCCGGTTCGTCTTCCGGAAATGGATGTATGGGAAGCAGAAGAATGGCAAGAAGCGCCAATTTCGATTGAAGCAATGCAAAGTTTTGTCAGCTTACACGATGAGTCACACGGGATTGCTGTAATGACAGAAGGCGTGCGCGAATACGAAATCATTGGCGAAAATTACGATACGATTTCGCTAACCTTATTCCGCACATTTAGCCATATGGGTAAAACCGATTTACTCTATCGTCCAGGTCGGGCTTCCGGTGAATCAATCGTTGCGACACCAGACGCGCAACTACTTGGCGAAATCAACGCAACATTCGCGCTAACTTTATTCGAAAGCTCTTTTGACGAAGCGGAAATCGCGAAAAAAGCAAAAGAATACTTATCGAACCCACCAGTTTACCAAATGTCTGATTTCCTAAACGGCCGCTTGATTTATGTTTACCGCGACGAAGAAAAAACGCTGGATGCAACATATAGCTTGGAACTTCCGACAATAGACGGAGCGATTATTAGTGCAGTGAAAAAAGCCGAAGACAGCGATGCCTTCATTACGCGCTTTTTCAATCCATATTTACAAAAAGAAATTACGATTCCAGAAATTTTCCAAGGCAAAGAACGCCACTTGGATGAAAGCAAGTCAAACGAGAAACAAACGATATTAAAACATGCCAAAGTCCAAAGCTATTTATTTGAAAAATAA